ATGCCTTCATCAAATTTACCGCTGTTAAATTTTCAGTCACACATTTCATCTCTTCGCCGCAACAGGTTAGTGTACCGCCGCCAACCTTTTGCACCTCGATCTCGTTACCGCATTTTTCGCATTTGTATGTTTCGTACTGTCTCATTTTGACTCCTATTTTGATAAATTTTGAGTGGATTATAACCAAATAATTAAAATAAGTAAATAATAATTTTTATTGATAACGTATATTATTATTTTATTTTTTACACAAAATTTGTGTGAGTTTTGTTACAAATGGAGAAACTAGCAAAAGCACAGGATAAGCTACTACAAAGGCTTTTACATAAGCAATTAGCCAAATTTTTACAAAACCATCAACAAAGCCAAGGTTTAGATACGTCAGCACAAACGACATAAAAAATGCCATAAATGCTGACATTATAAACGCAAAAACATATCTATAAAATTTCGCTGGTATCATGAAATTTTACCTATCAACTCCTCTAGCCTCTTTGCATGATCAAGCGCCTTTTGCCTCATCAAAGCAAGCTTTGCCTCATCGTGCCTGCTCTGATATGATAGCCCTCCGCTATAAACATAGCCTGCAAACTCCATGCCACACATATTTGCTAGCGCCATAAGTGGCGGCAAAAACTCCTCTATCTCATAGCGCTGAAGCGCCTCTTTTTTATAAAGCTCCTCAGGCGCGCCAGAGGTAAATGAAAGCACTAGCTTTTTGCCATGTAGCTTATCTCCCTTGCTGCCGTGAGAGAAGCCATGAACTAGCACATCTTCAAGCCACTTTTGCAAAAGCGATGGCACGCCGTACCAGAAAAATGGATAAACAAGCACGATCACATCAGCCTTTACTAGCTTTTCTTGCTCGGCTTTTACATCGATAGCGTAGTTTTTATAAAGCTCGCTTAGTATGTCAAATTTAGCCTCTGGCAAGTGCTTTTTTAGCCCGCTCAAGATGATCTTATTCGCAAAAGAATTTTCAAGGTCTGTGTGACCTGATACTACTAAAATTTCACTCATTTTTGCCCCTTAAATTTACTTTCTTAAATTTACTTGCAAACAAAACTACTAGCCTTGCTCGTGTCGCCACCCACGTATGTAGCCACCTTTGGATACGCACACACCAAAAATTCCTTGCCAGCATAGGTCTTGCTCTTAGCTAGCATGCTCTTTATCCTTTTCGTTCCACAGCGCATCTATCATCTCGTTGTTTAAAATTTTCACATCTTTTAAACTCTCACATCCAGCCCTATCAAGGGCAAAAGCCGTGCTACTAACAAGTGCTAGTGCGCAAAAAAGTGAAATTTTCTTCATAACATCTCCTAAAATTTTACCTTGCTAAATGAGGTCTCATTATTAAGACCAAAGCCGTCAAATTCATCTATTAGCCCAGCTCGCTCTTTGGCGTAAGCCTTGTAGTTTTCGCTGTGGCGGTAGCTCTCAAAGCTAGCTTCATCTTTGTAAATTTCAACCAGCACCCATTTGTTTGGCGTCTCTTTTTGACTAAAGGCAAACTGCGCATAAGCGCCCTCATCTACGCTTTTTTGCATATATTTTTTGATGATCTTTTCAAATTTCGCATCGCTCTTTGCTAAAAGGCTTAAGTTTGTAATGTGAAAGTAGGCATCTTTTAGGCGCTCTGGCGTTAAATTTTTAGAAAACGCAGCCCTTTTTTTCACGCTTATAGCCTTTTTGCTAGCTAAAATTTCAGCGCTCGCGCTTGCAAATTTCTTAAAATGCGCCGAGCTTATATGCTTTTTATAAGCCGCCTCGTCCTTGTAAAACTCAAGCACGTAAAATAGCTCTGGCTTGCTCTTTGCGCTCGCAAAAAAGATCGCCTGCGTGCCTGGCTCGCTCTTTGAGCTTAGTATATTTTCCCTACCAAGCTGTCTTAGCAAACTCTTGTTATTTGGCGTTGAAAGCAGCTCATATAAGCTCACTTTTGCCTCCGCCCCAAAGGCAAACGCCGCCAAAACCGCTAGTAAAAATAGCTTTTTTATCATCAAATTTCCTTAAATTTATCTTTGCTCCACTCTTTTCATCCAAGCAAAAAGCTCGTCTAAATCGTAATCACCGCCATGTCCTTGTCCCCAGACCGCTTCGAAATCAACCTCCTTGCCAGCATTTTTAAGCGAAAGTGCGAGCATGGCAGGCACGGCAAGAGCTAAGTCGGTGTCGTTTGTGCCCTGCCTTATGCGGTAAAATTTCGCCGCCTCTTTATTTTTAGTGTAGTTCATCGCATTCATCATCTTTATGACGCTAGCCTCCGCCATCTCGCCGCCGCTTCGCTCTTTTGCAAATTTAGTAAAGTGCTTTGCAGGCGTTTTGCTATCGCCAAAAAGGTCGTTTTCAGGATTTTCTAGCGCAAGTCCGTCAAAGGCAACCACCTCTTTGGCACGTTTTAGCGAGGCGATAAAGTCTTCAAGCTTAAATGTATATCCAAGCGAGCAGCCCTGCGTGTCAAGCGTGATAAATTTAGGCGTGAGCGTGTTTTTGTCGCTGCTTTTTGTAGCGGTAAATGCCCTTGAGATGAGCGCGTTTATATACTCTTTGAAGTTGCCCTCGCCATTTTCATCAAGGCTTAGCACGTGGCCTTTGGCGTCTTTTAAATTTAGCGAGTTTAGATAAGCTGGAAATTTACTCTTTAGCTCGCGTGAAAGCTCTTTTTGCGTGGTGTTTAGCTCGCCTGTGATAGTCTTTGGCTTTTTGCTTCTGTCGTTAAAAGAGCTCGCGTCAAAGCTTGAAAAATCAATCCTCTCAAATTTATCCAAATCCCCAAACATCCACTCATACGCCTCGTCCTCATGCTCTAAATTTGTCACAGGGCAGTAGGCTGAGACGGCATAAATTTGATCGTCCACCTTTGCAGCGCCTAGCTCTTTAAGATATGGCTCATACTCTTTTGCATTTGCGCTTGTGCCAAGAAGTGCTGACATCGCGCCGCCTGCGCTCGTGCCGTTTGAGATGATCTTATTTGC
This sequence is a window from Campylobacter concisus. Protein-coding genes within it:
- a CDS encoding DUF2798 domain-containing protein encodes the protein MIPAKFYRYVFAFIMSAFMAFFMSFVLTYLNLGFVDGFVKIWLIAYVKAFVVAYPVLLLVSPFVTKLTQILCKK
- a CDS encoding NAD(P)H-dependent oxidoreductase: MSEILVVSGHTDLENSFANKIILSGLKKHLPEAKFDILSELYKNYAIDVKAEQEKLVKADVIVLVYPFFWYGVPSLLQKWLEDVLVHGFSHGSKGDKLHGKKLVLSFTSGAPEELYKKEALQRYEIEEFLPPLMALANMCGMEFAGYVYSGGLSYQSRHDEAKLALMRQKALDHAKRLEELIGKIS
- a CDS encoding putative quinol monooxygenase, whose protein sequence is MIKKLFLLAVLAAFAFGAEAKVSLYELLSTPNNKSLLRQLGRENILSSKSEPGTQAIFFASAKSKPELFYVLEFYKDEAAYKKHISSAHFKKFASASAEILASKKAISVKKRAAFSKNLTPERLKDAYFHITNLSLLAKSDAKFEKIIKKYMQKSVDEGAYAQFAFSQKETPNKWVLVEIYKDEASFESYRHSENYKAYAKERAGLIDEFDGFGLNNETSFSKVKF
- a CDS encoding subtype B tannase, translated to MKGVRVAILGVCLVGTCFGNELKFDESKFELKSVQVGDRMLKFRAYEGIVYVAKPASDYQVLNFYVPEGKFSDQKGAIFMPNAIGGYMSAMPPKPELQNEKPNATLEALLRGYVVASVGARGRTLKDGEKFIGKAPAAIVDLKAAVRYLKFNDKFMPGDANKIISNGTSAGGAMSALLGTSANAKEYEPYLKELGAAKVDDQIYAVSAYCPVTNLEHEDEAYEWMFGDLDKFERIDFSSFDASSFNDRSKKPKTITGELNTTQKELSRELKSKFPAYLNSLNLKDAKGHVLSLDENGEGNFKEYINALISRAFTATKSSDKNTLTPKFITLDTQGCSLGYTFKLEDFIASLKRAKEVVAFDGLALENPENDLFGDSKTPAKHFTKFAKERSGGEMAEASVIKMMNAMNYTKNKEAAKFYRIRQGTNDTDLALAVPAMLALSLKNAGKEVDFEAVWGQGHGGDYDLDELFAWMKRVEQR